The following coding sequences are from one Nicotiana tomentosiformis chromosome 3, ASM39032v3, whole genome shotgun sequence window:
- the LOC138908364 gene encoding uncharacterized protein, translated as MTKSLSINMPLVEALEQMPDYAKFMKDLATKKWSMNFETIKFTHQLSEIMYSMAPKLEYPGAFTIHCTIRSAEFAKALCDLGEIINLMSYLVFKTLGIGQPRPTSIILQMADRTMNRLLGVIEDVLVCVDKFILPADFIILDCEVDYEVPIILGRPFLATGKALVDVEAGELTFRVGDEKVVFNVCKSMRQPNSNDVCSFVNLVTDVIIDHTSATINVDSTLAMLHKRKKAIGWTLVDIRGISTVFYMHKINLEDDAKLSSENQRRLNEAMQDVFIDLSGTMCPKEGGHDSGLQ; from the exons ATGACgaagagtctctcgataaatatgccattagttgaagccttggagcaaatgccagattatgcaaagtttatgaaggatttggcgACAAAGAAGTGGTccatgaattttgaaactatcaaattcACTCATCAATTGAGTGAAATTATgtattcaatggctcctaaattggaatatcccggtgctttcacaatccatTGTACCATTAGAAgcgccgagtttgctaaagctctttgtgatcttggggagaTTATCAATTTGATGTCCTATTTGGTTTTCAAaaccttgggaattgggcaaccaagacccacatctataatattacaaatggccgatcgtacaatgaatagactgttgggagtgattgaagatgtattggtttgtgttgataagttcattctcccGGCAGATTTTATTAtccttgattgtgaagtggactatgaagtgccgattattcttggaagacctttccttgctacagggaaggctcttgttgacgtggaagccggagaactcacttttcgggtgggtGATGAGAAGGTGGTGTTcaatgtgtgcaaatctatgcggcaaccaaatagcaatgatgtGTGTTCTTTCGTgaacttggtgaccgatgttattattgatcatacaagtgccacgattaat GTTGACTCCACATTGGCgatgctccacaagaggaagaaggcgattgggtggactttggtggatattcggggaataagcacCGTATTttacatgcacaagattaacttggaggacgATGCCAAACTATCTAGTGaaaatcaaaggagactcaatgaagctatgcaagacgtg TTCATTGACCTCTCcggtacaatgtgtcccaaagaagggggtcATGATAGTGGTCtccaatga